The sequence TGAGCATGGCGATGGAGACTCGAAGAGCGCACGACGATCGATTGAAGGCGCATGGAGCATCACAAGCATCGGGCGTGCAAGTGCTGTTTTCGAGCAAAATGGCAGTCTCATTGGACAAATCGCTCGCGGAATATATCGCCGCAGAGTCAAATCGTGCACAAACATGCATATTGACTTTCTTGTTTACGCACGTTAATGCAAATTTATGAATACTTCACTCCCATTGTCCCGCCGGGATGTCATCGAAGCGCGGCTTGCAGAGGGCCGGCAGATCGTTGCCGCATCTCTGGCTGCCGAATTCAACGTGTCCGAAGATGCCGTGCGCCGCGATCTGCGGGCACTTGCCGCAGAGGGCAAATGCCGCCGCGTCTATGGCGGCGCGCTTCCCCTGTTGACACCATCGCAGCCCATGGCCGCCCGCGTCGGACAGGAATCGGGCCGCAAGAGAACCCTGGCCAAAGCCGCCGTTGCGATGATTGAGCCGGGCGAATTCCTGTTTTTCGACAGCGGCAGCACCAATCTCGCGATGGTCGATCTTCTGCCGAAGGATCTGAAAGCGACCATCGCGACGAATTCCATTGATATCGCCAGCGCCATCATGAAGCGCGGCGATATCCCGCTTGTCCTGATCGGCGGCGCAGTCGATCCCGTCGTCGGCGGCAGTGTCGATGCGTCCGCCGTTGCGGCCATCGAAGGCATGAACATCGACCGTTGTTTTTTGGGCGTCTGCGCAGTTTCGGCAAGAAACGGCATCAGCGTGTACGAACATGCAGATGCGATCTTCAAACGGACGCTACTGAGGAGAAGCGCTGCCAGCATCGCCTTGATTACGTCTGAGAAATTTCACGAACGCGCACCGCACCGCATCGGTGGCGCCGACGATATCGACTGGCTCGTTGTCGAGGATGACTTGCCTGCCGCAGACGAAAAGGCGGCCTCAGACGCCGGCTTCTCGCTCGTGAAAGCAAGCGACGTCACCTCATCCTCCTGATTTCGAAAGACAAGAAATGACCATGCAATCCACGGATCGGCCGGAAACCCGGCTGGCGACACGACTTGCTTTTCTGGTCGGGGGCTTCGCCCTCGCCTGCTGGGCTCCCCTCGTCCCCTTCGCCAAGGCTCGCCTCGGCGTCGATGACGGCGTGCTTGGCATGCTGCTGCTTTGCCTGGGCCTGGGCTCGGTGGCGGCAATGCTGGCGACCGGCATGCTGAGCGCGCGATATGGCAGCAAGCCGATCATCATTACGGGCGGCCTCGGCCTCGCACTTCTCTTGCCGACCTTGGCCGTAGCCAGCACGCCATTTACCCTCGGCCTTGCGCTGGCGGCTTTCGGCGCTTGTCTTGGATCGCTCGACGTTGCCATGAACATCCACGCCGTCGAAGTGGAGAAAGGCGCGGATCGGCCACTAATGTCCGGCTTCCATGCGCTGTTCAGCATCGGCGGCTTCATCGGTTCCCTGCTCGTCACGTTGCTCCTGTCCGTCAAAGCCGGCCCTCTCGCCGCCACGCTTCTAAGCTCGGCCGTGATGGTCGTCGCCATGATCGTCGCATGGCCCCGGCTGCTGCGGACCGTCCCCGCGGAGGACGCGCCGCTTTTCGTCATGCCGCGCGGCTTCGTGCTGCTGCTCGCCGCGCTGGCAGCAATCACCTTCCTCGTCGAAGGCGCTATCCTAGACTGGAGTGCCTTGCTCCTCACGACGCAGGACCGGGTCGACGCAAGCCATGGCGGCCTCGGTTATATGCTGTTTGCCATTGCGATGACGATCGGACGCTTGAGCGGTGATGCCATTACAGCAAGGGTCGGAGACAGGGCGGTCATGCTGTGGGGCGGCGTGATTGCCGTCGCGGGCTTTGTCGTCCTCCTTCTCAGTCCGATTTCGATCCTCGCAATGGGCGGTTTCCTGCTGATCGGCCTTGGCGCCTCCAACATCGCCCCGGTGCTCTTCCGCAAGGGCGGCGCGCAAAAGATCACGCCGCCGGGCCTTGCCGTCGCGGCCATCACCATGACGGGATATGCAGGCGTGCTCGTCGGCCCCGCCGGCGTCGGGTTCGCGGCGGATCATCTTGGCTTGCCCGGCGCCTTCTGGATGCTCGCTCTGCTGCTCTGCATCGCACCTCTCTGCGCCGGCATCGTCACCCGCAATCACGAACAGGAACAGCGAGAGACCAATGCGGATCGCTCATACCGCTCTATGGACGCATGATCTCGATGCCGCCGCAAACTTCTGGGAGATATATTTCGGCGCGACCGTCGGTGAACCATACCAAAGCCGGCGCCGGCCTGGCTTCGTCTCGCGCTTTGTTTCCTTGCCTGGAAGCGACGACCAGATCGAACTGATGACCGGCTCCTGGCTTCCCCGCGACTCGCAGAGTGAACGCGTGGGCTGGGACCACATTGCCATATCGCTCGGCAGCAAAGCTGCCGTGGATGCGCTGGCTGAACGATGCAAGGCGGGTGATTGCCTGAAATCCGCGCCCCGCACCACCGGCGACGGCTTCTATGAGGCTGTCATCACCATGCCCGAGGGAACACCGGTGGAGATCACCATCTAGGAGGCGCACGCCGCTTGTAACTTAGGCTTTCGAGTTCGCCGCTCCCCGGAAACGTTGCAACTCCCGAGTGGCGAAGGCTGGCGGCGGAGATTTCTGCCGCCAGCATCGGGCTTTCGATCGAAACTGATTCATCGCAAAACGCCCCCGCCAGCCTTCCGGCAAGCGAGGGCGCTCAAATCAATAAGGCAGATCCGCTAGATCAAATGTCCGCCTGCGAGGTCACGATGCGCGAGACCAGGCCGTAAGCTTTGGCTTCTTCAGCAGAAAGCCAGTAGTCGCGATCCGTGTCCTTGGCGATCTTTTCGATCGGCTGGCCGGTTGCTTCCGAGAATATCTTGTTCAGGCGATCGTTCATCTTGATGATTTCGCGTGCCTGGATCTCGATGTCGGAGGCCATGCCACGCGTGCCGCCGGACGGTTGGTGCAGGAGGAAGCGCGTGTTCGGCAGGCAAATACGGCGCTCCTTCGGAGCGGAGACATAGATCAGCGCTCCGGCGGAGGCGACCCAGCCCGTGCCGATCATCCAGACCTTCGGCTTGATGAACTTGATCATGTCGTGGATGGAATCGCCGGACTCGACGTGACCGCCGGGCGAATTCACATAGATGCGGATGTCATCGTCGCTGGCAGCGGAAAGCGCCACGAGCTGCGAGCAGACCTTCTGCGCCAGTTCCTGCGTGATGCCGCCATAGATGAAGATCGAACGCGACTTGAAAAGATTCGCCTCCGCGTCCTTGCCCAAGGGCTGCTCGGTCTTCTTGTCTTCCTGTTCGTCTTCGTCGTTCATTCAACTCTCCAGCATGATGCGTCGTTCACCGCACATAGTGCGACTCAATGCGTAAAACAATGCCGGAAAAAGACAAGGCGGGAATAGCGACTGACAACATGGTGTTATGGTTGCGGATTACCGAAATGTAACTTGAATGGCTTTGAAAAGCCGAGATTTGATCCTACGTCAGGTCAGCGCGGTTAGAAATCGCGCCCCGAATTTGCAGCACGGATAGCCAAGGAGGCCATCATGTCGCCAGAAGAACGTCAATTGCTCGCTTCTCTCTTCGATCGCGTGCGCGGTGCCGCCAGCACGCCCCGCGACGCCGATGCGGAGGCCTTCATCAACCAGGCGGTCCGCGACCAGCCCTATGCGCCCTACTTCCTGGCGCAGGCCGTCATCATGCAGGAACAGGGCATGAAGGCTGCGGCCGATCGCATCCAGCAGCTCGAAGCCCGCGTGCACGAGCTCGAGCAGCAGGGCGCCGACAACCATTCGCAAGGCCAGAGCGGCGGTTTCCTGGGCGGGATCGGCTCGCTCTTCGGCGGCGGCCAGCAGCAGCGTGCCGCCGCACCACAGGGTGGCAATCCACAGCAGCAGGGTCGCCTCTATGACGATTATGCCCGCAATGCGCCTCAGCCCGGCCCTTGGGCTGGCCAGCCGCAACCACAGCCGTCTGGGCCTTGGAGCCAGCAGGCAGCCGCGCCTTCGGCCGGCGGCAGCTTCCTGCGCGGCGCGCTTGGCACAGCGGCTGGCGTCGCCGGCGGCGTGATGCTGGCGGAATCGCTCTCCAGCCTGTTCAGCCCGCATCTGGGCGGCACCGGCGGCGGTCTCTTCGGCGGCAATGCCGGCAGCGGCCTCTTCGGGGGCACGGCGGCCAATGCTGCCGAACAGCCGGTGCAGGAAACGATCATCAACAACAACTATTTCGGCAATGACGATAATAGCGACCAGAATGATCAGAGCGCGGCCGATTACGCCCAGGATGCTGCCCAAGACGCTCAGGACGACGATTATGATGACTCGTCCTATGACAATGGCGACGACAACTCGTTTGCTTGAGCCGCAGTCTCATCGCATCTAGCAGAAAAGCCGCCATCTCCGGATGGCGGCTTTTTCATTCAGCCTCGGCCGCGATAGGGCTGCACACCCTGATCCGGCAGCCACACACCTTCCGGCGGCTTGCCGGTCTGCCAGAAGACGTCGATCGGAATGCCGCCGCGCGGATACCAGTAGGCACCGATACGCAGCCACTTCGGCTGCAGCAGATCCACCAGGCGCTTGGCGATGTAGATCGAGCAATCCTCGTGGAAAGCACCATGATTGCGGAAGGAATGCAGGAAGAGCTTCAGCGACTTCGATTCGACCAGCCATTCATTCGGAATGTAGTCGATGACGATATGGGCGAAATCCGGCTGTCCCGTCATCGGGCAGAGCGAGGTGAATTCAGGCGC comes from Rhizobium tropici CIAT 899 and encodes:
- a CDS encoding DUF2076 domain-containing protein, with the translated sequence MSPEERQLLASLFDRVRGAASTPRDADAEAFINQAVRDQPYAPYFLAQAVIMQEQGMKAAADRIQQLEARVHELEQQGADNHSQGQSGGFLGGIGSLFGGGQQQRAAAPQGGNPQQQGRLYDDYARNAPQPGPWAGQPQPQPSGPWSQQAAAPSAGGSFLRGALGTAAGVAGGVMLAESLSSLFSPHLGGTGGGLFGGNAGSGLFGGTAANAAEQPVQETIINNNYFGNDDNSDQNDQSAADYAQDAAQDAQDDDYDDSSYDNGDDNSFA
- a CDS encoding MFS transporter codes for the protein MQSTDRPETRLATRLAFLVGGFALACWAPLVPFAKARLGVDDGVLGMLLLCLGLGSVAAMLATGMLSARYGSKPIIITGGLGLALLLPTLAVASTPFTLGLALAAFGACLGSLDVAMNIHAVEVEKGADRPLMSGFHALFSIGGFIGSLLVTLLLSVKAGPLAATLLSSAVMVVAMIVAWPRLLRTVPAEDAPLFVMPRGFVLLLAALAAITFLVEGAILDWSALLLTTQDRVDASHGGLGYMLFAIAMTIGRLSGDAITARVGDRAVMLWGGVIAVAGFVVLLLSPISILAMGGFLLIGLGASNIAPVLFRKGGAQKITPPGLAVAAITMTGYAGVLVGPAGVGFAADHLGLPGAFWMLALLLCIAPLCAGIVTRNHEQEQRETNADRSYRSMDA
- a CDS encoding DeoR/GlpR family DNA-binding transcription regulator; amino-acid sequence: MNTSLPLSRRDVIEARLAEGRQIVAASLAAEFNVSEDAVRRDLRALAAEGKCRRVYGGALPLLTPSQPMAARVGQESGRKRTLAKAAVAMIEPGEFLFFDSGSTNLAMVDLLPKDLKATIATNSIDIASAIMKRGDIPLVLIGGAVDPVVGGSVDASAVAAIEGMNIDRCFLGVCAVSARNGISVYEHADAIFKRTLLRRSAASIALITSEKFHERAPHRIGGADDIDWLVVEDDLPAADEKAASDAGFSLVKASDVTSSS
- a CDS encoding VOC family protein; translation: MRIAHTALWTHDLDAAANFWEIYFGATVGEPYQSRRRPGFVSRFVSLPGSDDQIELMTGSWLPRDSQSERVGWDHIAISLGSKAAVDALAERCKAGDCLKSAPRTTGDGFYEAVITMPEGTPVEITI
- a CDS encoding ATP-dependent Clp protease proteolytic subunit encodes the protein MNDEDEQEDKKTEQPLGKDAEANLFKSRSIFIYGGITQELAQKVCSQLVALSAASDDDIRIYVNSPGGHVESGDSIHDMIKFIKPKVWMIGTGWVASAGALIYVSAPKERRICLPNTRFLLHQPSGGTRGMASDIEIQAREIIKMNDRLNKIFSEATGQPIEKIAKDTDRDYWLSAEEAKAYGLVSRIVTSQADI
- the queF gene encoding preQ(1) synthase — translated: MPKTDVSGLSMLGNQTETASNPEEAVLEKVPSGHAGTDYVVRFTAPEFTSLCPMTGQPDFAHIVIDYIPNEWLVESKSLKLFLHSFRNHGAFHEDCSIYIAKRLVDLLQPKWLRIGAYWYPRGGIPIDVFWQTGKPPEGVWLPDQGVQPYRGRG